In one window of Clupea harengus chromosome 4, Ch_v2.0.2, whole genome shotgun sequence DNA:
- the LOC116220317 gene encoding uncharacterized protein LOC116220317, with translation MGNASAVPVEKEAPLTARPMSRPRLDWHKTLQPGRYEDLTPVERNQLEEERRRRLLGWLNRREAAKEKANASRDASPEVVLDSVEMGNASAEPEEKEAPLTARPMSSQRLDQNNYHPRVHRGDQQTLQPGRCDDLTPAERDQLEEEKRKWLLGWFKRREAAKEKAQTVTSISEPEKAVEKEALETVPEKQREADEGENEAKMNSDSAGETPCGITGDVSAHLNLSYPTLQCAENRSSQLAEWDGSSSSQQLGDIDRERSMSRPRLEWQKYQPRLRRDV, from the exons ATGGGCAATGCCAGTGCAGTGCCTGTGGAGAAAGAGGCTCCCCTCACGGCAAGGCCCATGTCTCGTCCGAGACTGGACTGGCACAAGACCCTGCAGCCTGGGAGATATGAGGATCTAACCCCAGTGGAGAGAaaccagctggaggaggagaggaggaggaggctgcttGGTTGGCTTAACCGAAGAGAGGCTGCTAAAGAGAAGGCTAATGCTAGCAGGGATGCTAGTCCAGAAGTTGTGTTGGATTCTGTGGAGATGGGCAATGCCAGTGCAGAGCCTGAGGAGAAAGAGGCTCCCCTCACGGCAAGGCCCATGTCTAGTCAGAGACTGGACCAGAATAACTACCATCCAAGAGTGCACAGGGGTGACCAGCAGACCCTGCAGCCTGGGAGGTGCGATGATCTAaccccagcagagagagaccagctggaggaggagaaaaggaagtGGCTGCTTGGCTGGTTTAAACGGAGGGAGGCTGCGAAGGAGAAGGCTCAAACTGTAACCAGTATCAGTGAGCCTGAGAAGGCGGTGGAGAAAGAGGCTCTGGAGACAGTGCCGGAGAAACAACGAGAGGCAGATgagggagaaaatgaggcaAAGATGAACAGTGATTCCGCAGGGGAAACCCCTTGTGGGATAACGGGTGATGTGTCTGCCCATCTGAACTTGTCAT ACCCAACCCTGCAATGTGCTGAGAACAGGAGCTCTCAGCTGGCCGAGTGGGACGGGAGCAGTTCGTCTCAGCAGCTTGGtgatatagacagagagaggtccaTGTCTCGTCCAAGACTGGAGTGGCAAAAATACCAACCAAGACTGCGCAGGGATGTGTAG